TTATAGTACTTGAAAAGGTGAATTGCTGCAGCGAGTACCATTTCCTGGTTTCTACCACCTTTACCAGTTCCATTTACTGTAACTGTAGTTTCACCAGCAGCAATTATGCAGATTTTGTGTAGAATTGGGTTGGAGCTAGTTATTGATTGATGTAACTTTCTGGCGAATCTATTGATATTAGATATCCATGGCCAGTTCTTGCTTTCATATTTTCTGATAAGATGCTCGTATAGGAATTTAGTGAATTCTTCTTCGGTCTCTAAATGACGCTTTGTAATACATTCTATCACTTTGATCATGAATTCAATTAGGAAAACACCGACATCTCTTGCTTCTCCTTCAACGCTTGAGGAAAGAACAAAAGCCATGTATCCCAACGTTTCTGCTTCCTTCAACGATGCGTTCACAGCTACAGTATTTGAACCAACGAGGATATTTTGTACATGTTGTAGATCCCCTGGTTTATTTTGAACTGGATTTAGTAGAATCGTTTTTGCATCAGCGGAGATATTGTTGTGTAAAccatattttttcattattattcttgTTTGCTCAACATTGCTTTCCGTGCAAACTGTTGGGCCACTTGCAATTAGGTCTAATGGATCTCCAATAATATCTGATAGGATTAAAGCGACCatctgaaaaattaaattaacactCTTAGTGAccttaatattatttaatatagatGCCCTCTCGCTCCAAACAAGCCTCTGCATAAGCAGCCACTTTATTTTAGAGGGGCATAATCTTTCAGTTTTGGCAATATATAGccgtgaggtggtgggcatgagaTTGAACCAGAGATTTTAGCCTGCCATCATATTTAAGGCTAAGCTATCCTACTATCCTCtgtaaattcaataataaatatattataagttGTTTTCTCCTTCATACCTTAGATGGGTATGCAATTTGTGCTAATCCTCCTCCTTTCACTATAGATAGTGATCTTCGTATTATATTCAACTCTTGGATTGTTGCTCCTTGTTTTGCGAGAAATGATGTAACACGCATTTTGTCATCTAGTGTCAATGGCGGAATAGGAGCGCAAAGAAGTGCAGACCCTcctaattataaattatttcgaTGATATTTCATGATTCATGTATGAAGATTAAGGTTTTTATATTGTGCATACCTCCTGACACCAATGTTATAACTATGTCGTCTTTTGTTAAATCCCGTAACATAGCTATTATTCTCTGAGTTGCACAAATGCAAGATTCGTCCGGAAGATTGTTAACTGCACCTTCACACATTGAGATTTTTCCATCTTTGTCTGGCAGGAGGAAGCTACAGAATTGATGAAAAAACATTTGGGTTAATTAATTATTACATGTAAGCCAGTGAAGTAGTTGGAAACAACAAATTATGGATGCTCCTAAATGCAACCACGGTGCTTATTCCCCATCATCCTACCAACCTTTTTCCTGCCTCTTCCAGAATTTTCGAAGTCCCTGAAGGTACACTGATTATTCCTCTAACCAGATGGTCTCCCAGCAGCTGTTGAACAGCCCTGCACATTCCTGATACTGCTTTTCCAAATCCAACTATATGCACATTGTGTCGCAAGTCATATGTTTTCGAGCCTAAAATGGAACCAGCGTTTACAAAGCAAACTGTCAAATCTGCATAGTAATTTAAACAACCGAAATGATTGTTATTTATGTTGTTAATTATGTATGCTGTTTGTTATTACCTTATCCTTAACTCTAGCACTTACCAACAGCAAGTGTGTCTCCAAGTCTTTCCAAATTAGAGTGAACCAAAGCAGGGGGCAAAACTGCACCGATGGCACTTTTGAAGATCCTTTGTGAAGCTTCTGCAGGCATTCTCATTTTGTTATGTATAGCATGAAGTAATAACCTACTTAGTGCATCGCccctatttattgaattttcaatgGGAAAGTAACTGTGCCCTTCAATATAATGATGTTGTTGTTACATTGTGTAATAAGAACTTATATTACTGGACAGCTTATCTACTACTACATAACAATATTTGAACTATCCATGATGATAATTGGTTAAAGTTTTCAGCCAATTCAATTGCAGTCAAcgattaaatttatatttcagcaATAAATAcagattttatatattatcagtGAAACAATGTGAAAATGTAGAAAACCACAATTGCAGACACAAAGATAATGTATCTTATTGACCATGCTCATCGGAAACCATTACATTTACATAATAATAGAAAAACATCTAAATACCACCAAGCTATAACATAATGCAATCATTCTGAAGAAAAAGGTATAGTGAGTATATATGTGCCACAACAAAATAAGGATTCAAACATGCTATCTGTTCTGATTTGCGGCAAGAAAAGGGTTTTCCCATGGGATAAGAAACAAGCTGATTTGGTTGAAGGATGTGGCAAAGTACTGGCTAGTCAACATACTTTCCCACTTTTTGAACCAGGCATTCTCAATCGTGAATGAGATAACCAATAACTTGAGCAGTGTTTTCATCACCTGCTAATTGGCAAATTATAGCTTTTGGattccaaagttttatatctcaTGGCATACTAAAGTTCTATTGCATCTCAAATAGTACACTATAAAATGGTTAGTATTGTGTGGCACCCTGTGGTTATCATTTTAGGCAGAGAAAAGCCCCTATTGCTACTAATGATTTTGGTCAGCTTGTAAGGCTAATTTTATGAGTATGATTTGTTTGAACATTTCTTGTTGTAGTTTCTGTACGGCCAGGTGAATGAGTTGGTGGAATAGGAAGATCAACAATCCCTGGTTCAAGAGTAACCGTTGTCATTTTATTACATATATCTTCTAAACCAATGGTATCTTTAGGACCGTTTATTAATGCAGCTAACTCTGTTTCTAAATCATCATCAGAAGTATTTTCACAGGATACTGGGGTAGAAATAATTTCACTGACTTCGGACTGGTTATCCAAAACATTTGCTACGTCATCCATTGTGCTTTGCACCACATCAAGTGAGAGTCCTTTTGAAGCCTTTTTATGAGCAGCAACAGCACTCTTATAAGTATCCATAAGCAATTTATCAGTTTTACATTGGTTTAAACTTTCTAACAGCTCTTCAATGTTGTTTAAATTTTGCTCTTTATTACTGAGTGATATTTCTAGTCTTTTCTTTTTCCGAAGTGCACCCAATGCCATGGTCCGTTGCTTGTTTTTAAGTAACTCCTTTGCTTTCTGAGTACAACTCTCCATTTCCTGGCAAGTGTTATTAATGGTCTGCTGCAAATGTGTTCTTGTTTCACAGAGCTGTAGTATTCCAATATCAACATCCGAAAATGGAATTACCTTTTTATTGCCAGGCTTTGCAAACTTGATATACTTCTCGCTCAAAGCAACATTATGATTGTTCTCAGCGGCTTGCTCGCTTATTAATTCATGTTTAGATTTAATTTCTACAATTCCTTTATTCTTCAGAGTGGCCAGCGTCAAATCCAAACTCTCTGTATCGCATAAAATAGTTTTGGTTATATCCTGTAATTGCAAATAAGAAACAACATTCAGAAATTCATGATTATGTTCATTCTTCGAGGCATATTGATGGAATTTTGCCATCACTTCATTGCATTTGTGTTCCAATGCAGAAACAATAACAAACTGGCCCTTTTTCAGGTCCCGGCCTGATCTAGTTTTAATGGGACTGAGAACTTTATCAGCCATCCACGAAGCAGGTTTTTTAACACACCAATTCAACCCCCATCCTACCCAAGACTGATTAGCATGGATATCATGTGTATATTGTGCAGTTGGAACAATTTCCCCATTTTGGATCATATCATCAAAAACAGTTTGTAGTCCAAGTGGCCTTTTCCCTTGACGGGTTAAGTTGTTGAACAAGTTATCCCATGAGACATATCCATAAGGTAATTTTGCAGACATATCTTGTATCAATTTTTTCCAAAACGCCATCTTGTTGTCCCAGTGATGAGGGTTAACCGATCTATCAGCCGGAAAagcagaaaacaaaaaattcatgcGTTCATCATCACCCCAACAATCTGTAAATTCTGATGGATGTGTGTTTGATTGCATCTTgttattcatgttttttcaaattctgcCTGGAatagaaataccaattttaaatGAATGCATGTCAATGATAAACATTATCTGTGTTATTCTTATCCCAACGATGGTAAAAACCATCTAATACACGTTCCTGGATGGGTCATGGGTCACATACCATTGGAAGTTTTATTTCACACCATTTACATGAAAACAAATCCCATAGAAGTATTTCAAAGAGTTGAAAAATGTAGCTTTTTCCTACATTTGTTATTtaacacaaaaacaaaattatttaaaagaaGAGATGAATtatatcaat
This is a stretch of genomic DNA from Styela clava chromosome 2, kaStyClav1.hap1.2, whole genome shotgun sequence. It encodes these proteins:
- the LOC120336689 gene encoding glycerate kinase-like, whose protein sequence is MRMPAEASQRIFKSAIGAVLPPALVHSNLERLGDTLAVGSKTYDLRHNVHIVGFGKAVSGMCRAVQQLLGDHLVRGIISVPSGTSKILEEAGKSFLLPDKDGKISMCEGAVNNLPDESCICATQRIIAMLRDLTKDDIVITLVSGGGSALLCAPIPPLTLDDKMRVTSFLAKQGATIQELNIIRRSLSIVKGGGLAQIAYPSKMVALILSDIIGDPLDLIASGPTVCTESNVEQTRIIMKKYGLHNNISADAKTILLNPVQNKPGDLQHVQNILVGSNTVAVNASLKEAETLGYMAFVLSSSVEGEARDVGVFLIEFMIKVIECITKRHLETEEEFTKFLYEHLIRKYESKNWPWISNINRFARKLHQSITSSNPILHKICIIAAGETTVTVNGTGKGGRNQEMVLAAAIHLFKYYKNIDYNLCFLSGGTDGQDGPTDSAGAFVDSSSNFITDPSDLAQAEKALLNNNSYHFLSNYSDTLLKTGLTGTNVMDLQILTIQRF
- the LOC144432164 gene encoding charged multivesicular body protein 7-like, with the translated sequence MQSNTHPSEFTDCWGDDERMNFLFSAFPADRSVNPHHWDNKMAFWKKLIQDMSAKLPYGYVSWDNLFNNLTRQGKRPLGLQTVFDDMIQNGEIVPTAQYTHDIHANQSWVGWGLNWCVKKPASWMADKVLSPIKTRSGRDLKKGQFVIVSALEHKCNEVMAKFHQYASKNEHNHEFLNVVSYLQLQDITKTILCDTESLDLTLATLKNKGIVEIKSKHELISEQAAENNHNVALSEKYIKFAKPGNKKVIPFSDVDIGILQLCETRTHLQQTINNTCQEMESCTQKAKELLKNKQRTMALGALRKKKRLEISLSNKEQNLNNIEELLESLNQCKTDKLLMDTYKSAVAAHKKASKGLSLDVVQSTMDDVANVLDNQSEVSEIISTPVSCENTSDDDLETELAALINGPKDTIGLEDICNKMTTVTLEPGIVDLPIPPTHSPGRTETTTRNVQTNHTHKISLTS